The following coding sequences are from one Gadus morhua chromosome 10, gadMor3.0, whole genome shotgun sequence window:
- the LOC115552633 gene encoding thiosulfate:glutathione sulfurtransferase encodes MVRRSRLSMVSRPITCHHNKAFGEVIETVYCPSLYCSPVVMANTDGNQISYTDLKALLEKSQNLFIVDVRTKEEIDKGRIPGSLHVPVDTVETAFALDAAEFQAKYGVAKPSLDAPELVFHCQMGRRGQLATDKAIALGFQSARNYTGGYKEWSEKEGK; translated from the exons ATGGTACGTAGATCCCGCCTCTCTATGGTGTCTCGACCTATTACTTGTCACCACAATAAGGCATTCGGGGAAGTTATCGAAACTGTTTACTGCCCATCGCTGTACTGCTCACCTGTCGTAATGGCGAATACAG ACGGAAACCAAATCTCGTACACTGATCTCAAAGCTCTGCTGGAGAAGAGCCAGAATCTCTTCATTGTCGACGTGCGTACTAAAGAAGAAATTGACAAGGGCCGCATCCCCGGGTCCCTCCACGTACCTG TGGATACTGTGGAGACTGCCTTTGCGCTGGACGCGGCAGAATTCCAGGCTAAATACGGGGTGGCGAAGCCCTCCCTCGACGCCCCCGAGCTGGTGTTCCACTGCCAGATGGGCCGCAGGGGGCAGCTGGCCACAGACAAGGCCATCGCCCTGGGCTTCCAGAG TGCACGCAACTATACCGGTGGATACAAGGAGTGGTCCGAGAAAGAGGGGAAATGA
- the pola2 gene encoding DNA polymerase alpha subunit B: protein MSTINLETIKSELEMFGIDYDDEAILDKLLEQSICNRLQADQIMLEWVAFSVTKSGLKLNIDNLEQFEHEVLSKKNKLRQSSKKEEPHNLTIHTLQDLIKEEEEQDHLLDSYSTPAKGSQKRSLSTPEHPQSKRSAALLASPGLLLSPASFSPSGTPSQKYSQRGAKGEVVVKFGSSEGSQWAGGNGRGVGVSLELLEGPEESLRSSYKFMFQRLRDVRNVLTDKIEELGETLRNHFNIEEFSPAALPAQDSITILGQVCCDSKGKLNAQSVVLEAGPEHGAQLVPVDLSELKEYSLFPGQVVVMEGLNTTGRRLVASKLHEGLPLPFYTPEVKQEMDEVPEPVSVLVACGPYTPSDSLTFDPLLDLISVIVRDRPDVCVLLGPFVDAKHEQIEKAQVTETFEAIFTRCVESIVEGTKSVGCRLVFVPSQRDVHHHPIYPQPPFSLPDLCKDQRVTMAPDPCTLLVEGVALGLTSTDILFHMGAEEISCAPGSDRFSRILKHLLTQRSYYPLYPPVEDMNMDYEKFQSYGQMPLTPDVLVVPSELRYFIKEVIGCVCVNPGRLTKGQVGGTYSRLLIQRSSQSEDGQRASPCLTCQVVKI from the exons ATGTCCACCATAAATCTCGAAACGATAAAGTCTGAGCTAGAAATGTTTGGCATCGACTACGACGACGAAGCTATATTGGACAAGT TGTTGGAACAGTCCATCTGCAACAGACTGCAGGCCGATCAGATTATGCTGGAGTGGGTGGCTTTCAGCGTCACCAAGAGTGGACTGAAACTGAATATAGACAACCTGGAACAGTTTGAGCACGAA GTTTTAAGTAAGAAGAACAAATTGAGACAAAGCTCAAAAAAGGAGGAACCACATAATTTAACCATCCACACACTGCAAGACCT aattaaagaagaagaagagcaggatCATCTTTTGGATTCTTACTCTACCCCTGCCAAG GGATCACAGAAACGTTCGCTGAGCACCCCGGAGCATCCCCAGTCGAAGAGGAGTGCAGCTCTGCTGGCCAGCCCAGGCCTGCTACTCTCGCCAGCCAGCTTCTCCCCCAG TGGAACCCCTTCCCAAAAGTACAGCCAGCGTGGAGCAaaaggggaggtggtggtgaagttTGGGTCCAGCGAGGGCTCTCAGTGGGCGGGAGGAAACGGTCGAGGTGTCGGGGTGAGCCTGGAGCTCCTGGAGGGCCCTGAAGAGTCGCTCCGCTCCAGCTACAAGTTCATGTTCCAGAGGCTGAGGGATGTGCGCAATG TGCTGACAGACAAGATCGAGGAGCTTGGGGAGACGCTGAGGAATCACTTCAACATCGAGGAGTTCTCTCCCGCCGCCCTACCCGCCCAG GACAGTATTACCATCCTGGGTCAGGTGTGCTGTGACAGCAAGGGGAAACTGAACGCCCAGTCAGTGGTGTTGGAGGCGGGGCCAGAGCATGGGGCCCAGCTGGTGCCTGTGGACCTATCGGAGCTCAAGGAATACTCCTTATTTCCTGGTCAG gtggtggtgatggaggggttGAACACCACAGGAAGGAGGCTGGTGGCGTCCAAGCTCCACGAG GGACTTCCCCTTCCTTTCTACACACCTGAGGTGAAGCAGGAAATGGATGAAG TTCCAGAGCCGGTGAGCGTGTTGGTGGCCTGTGGGCCGTACACGCCGTCCGAcagtctgacctttgaccccctgcTGGACCTGATCTCGGTCATCGTCAGGGACCGCCCAGACGTCTGTGTGCTg CTGGGCCCGTTCGTGGACGCTAAGCATGAGCAGATAGAG AAAGCCCAGGTCACCGAGACGTTTGAGGCCATCTTCACCAGGTGTGTGGAGAGCATCGTAGAAGGCACCAAAAG TGTGGGATGTCGTCTGGTGTTTGTGCCGTCCCAGAGAgacgtccaccaccaccccatctacccccagccccccttcaGCCTGCCCGACCTCTGCAAGGACCAG CGTGTGACCATGGCCCCCGACCCCTGCACCCTGCTGGTGGAGGGCGTTGCCCTGGGGCTGACCTCCACAGACATCCTGTTCCACATGGGAGCCGAGGAGATCAGCTG CGCTCCTGGCTCCGACCGATTCTCACGCATTTTGAAGCACCTGCTGACTCAGAGAAG CTACTACCCACTCTACCCccccgtggaggacatgaacaTGGACTACGAGAAGTTCCAGAGCTACGGCCAGATGCCCCTCACCCCCGACGTGCTGGTGGTCCCCTCGGAGCTGCGCTACTTCATCAAG GAGGTGATtggctgcgtgtgtgtcaaTCCCGGCCGTCTGACCAAGGGCcaggtgggcgggacctacagCCGGCTGCTGATCCAGCGCAGCAGTCAGTCAGAGGACGGGCAGAGGGCCAGCCCGTGTCTAACCTGTCAGGTGGTGAAGATCTAA
- the LOC115552728 gene encoding RNA polymerase-associated protein LEO1, translating into MSLGSFINPLNFDPPQLEYQRYLEENSPRWHQQLKDHTQRAEKKRLEALLKDLLKREEEHVTASFTRERFPPPRENTHWPQRATSEPEAFCRAHGRPEAFVPQTMPSSSWLTQAHTSHDALCFPSPTVFPPPRPSPVHHQTSPQTGPPPRGAPQTNGTPPSVSSEVGSPPGLQAPGAPGALAGPSGWGRVLGGGAEAGAGGEPDAETWGENRKGGGKSSPQELDIKPVRMSSAHGESSDGSRDSGDGRSQGERRRRRKEGRQPSSSDRKSSSQESAGASRSDSEVFIPPTTTRGQRATRGPYSGTPSETESRRGGMSVCERRAEKNTQSDPDQSGSHQEKSCRTLRVKSQSAAGDSSSHTTEDEDPTDQSEGSRKECGQQKDSVSVKEKSRQDLTTDAQRTGEEAADVQGDQGGTDEDAKHTDEDSSSEDEENRLIEEQEEEDEEESHREEDKEERGEDDEGQESEASGEEEGREQTGSSDSESEGDAMLRAKEEPENKERQAEVDDDGKELDEEEDGGGGGVCICQPQEGEPEETDSDDSIVLPQEHRSIKVQSVSEEEEANSREEEEEGEGTGGDGSVESSDSEEEEGEDIERLVAPRAETESKQENELKSLNKTKVVKEDPQIEESLLEQSDKRVQKAEDTDDEFDHFYD; encoded by the exons ATGTCGTTGGGCTCTTTCATAAATCCGTTGAACTTTGACCCCCCGCAGCTGGAGTATCAGAGGTACCTTGAGGAGAACTCCCCACGCTGGCACCAGCAGCTGAAGGACCATACCCAGCGTGCAGAAAAGAAG AGGCTGGAAGCGCTTCTGAAAGACTTActgaagagggaagaggaacATGTGACCGCATCCTTCACTAGAGagcgcttcccccccccccgag AAAACACCCATTGGCCTCAGAGAGCAACGTCTGAGCCCGAGGCGTTCTGCAGAGCACATGGCCGCCCGGAGGCCTTCGTCCCCCAAACGATGCCCTCCTCATCTTGGCTCACTCAGGCTCACACGTCCCATGATGCCTTATGCTTTCCTTCACCCACCGTGTTCCCGCCACCTCGCCCATCCCCGGTTCACCACCAAACATCTCCCCAGACAGGGCCTCCGCCGCGGGGGGCCCCTCAGACCAACGGGACCCCCCCCTCGGTGTCCAGTGAGGTGGGGTCCCCTCCAGGCCTCCAGGCGCCCGGGGCTCCAGGGGCCTTGGCAGGGCCGTCAGGTTGGGGTCGGGtgctgggcgggggggccgaGGCTGGGGCAGGTGGGGAACCCGATGCAGAGACATGGGGAGAAAACAGAAAAGGTGGAGGCAAAAGCTCGCCCCAAGAGCTGGACATTAAACCAG tcCGTATGTCCAGTGCCCACGGAGAGAGCAGTGATGGCAGCAGGGATTCTGGAGATGGAAGGagccaaggagagaggaggaggagaaggaaggagggaagacaGCCCAGCAGTTCAGACAGAAAGAGCAGCTCCCAGGA GTCTGCTGGAGCCTCAAGGTCAGACTCTGAGGTCTTCATCCCCCCCACTACGACCAGAGGGCAGAGAGCGACCAGAGGACCATACAGCGGCACGCCATCAGAGACAGAAAGCAGACGTGGGGGAATGTCCGTCTGCGAGCGGAGAGCGGAGAAGAATACACAAAGTGACCCGGACCAATCGGGGAGTCACCAAGAGAAGAGCTGCAGAACCCTCAGAGTGAAATCCCAGAGCGCGGCGGGAGATTCCTCCAGTCACACGACAGAGGATGAGGATCCAACGGACCAATCAGAGGGAAGCAGGAAGGAATGCGGACAGCAGAAAGACTCTGTAAGTGTTAAAGAGAAGAGTAGACAAGATCTGACCACAGATGCGCAGAGAACTGGAGAGGAGGCAGCCGACGTccagggagaccaggggggaacCGACGAAGACGCCAAACACACCGATGAAGACTCTAGTAGTGAGGATGAAGAAAACCGCCTGATCGAggaacaggaggaagaggatgaggaggaatcacacagagaggaggataaagaggaaagaggagaggacgaTGAAGGGCAGGAGTCGGAGGCCAGTGGAGAAGAGGAAGGCCGGGAGCAGACGGGGTCCTCTGACAGTGAGAGTGAAGGTGACGCCATGTTGCGGGCCAAAGAGGAACCGGAGAATAAGGAACGTCAGGCCGAGGTAGATGATGATGGGAAGGAgctggatgaggaagaggatggaggcgggggaggagtgTGCATTTGTCAGCCACAGGAAGGGGAGCCGGAGGAAACAGATTCAGATGACAGCATCGTCTTACCGCAGGAACACAG atcTATAAAGGTACAAAGTGTttctgaggaggaagaggccaacagtcgggaggaggaagaggagggagaggggactgGAGGAGATGGCTCAGTGGAGAGCTCAgacagtgaggaagaggagggcgaggaCATTGAACGTCTCGTCGCACCTCGAGCGGAGACGGAGAGTAAACA AGAGAATGAACTGAAATCCctcaacaaaacaaaag TGGTAAAAGAAGACCCCCAGATTGAGGAGTCTTTGTTGGAGCAGTCAGACAAACGGGTCCAGAAGGCTGAGGACACAGATGATGAGTTTGACCACTTCTATGATTGA
- the LOC115552632 gene encoding leucine-rich repeat neuronal protein 4: protein MTVLMVLLYKSLAVLQLFLTLDPSLRLTYASSTPSPITRTGFQFVTALDDYDIDYPDGLSHPPSAAPPIRATNVPHELCQYDPCQEDQAPCSDLSAQSGCLCPGLSGASHPPRPPQLQGLLPPGSGDRSDGGVVVRWCAPYSVVTGYRVVVDGNRGAALEFPSRGRRGQVGVLEARAEVCVEAVNRAGHSVASEFSCRQYQPPPRLSGSGMVGLIGGGVAVLLLLVVTAIALHRRRRARRNTTEARAEGLGNPSYSAEGGLCET, encoded by the coding sequence ATGACGGTACTGATGGTGTTGCTGTACAAGAGCCTGGCCGTGCTCCAGCTCTTCCTGACTCTTGACCCCTCCCTACGGCTCACCTACgcttcctccaccccctcccccatcacccgCACTGGTTTCCAGTTCGTGACTGCCCTGGACGACTATGACATTGACTACCCCGACGGCCTCAGCCATCCCCCCAGCGCGGCTCCCCCCATCAGGGCGACTAACGTTCCCCACGAGCTGTGCCAGTACGACCCCTGCCAGGAGGACCAGGCACCCTGCTCCGACCTCTCAGCCCAGAGCGGGTGCCTCTGCCCGGGCCTCAGCGGAGcctcccatcccccccgccccccccagctccAGGGTCTGCTGCCCCCCGGCAGCGGGGACAGAAGTGACGGCGGAGTGGTGGTACGCTGGTGCGCCCCGTACTCCGTCGTGACCGGGTACAGAGTGGTCGTCGATGGCAACAGAGGCGCGGCCTTGGAGTTCCCGTcccgggggcggcgggggcaggTGGGGGTCCTGGAGGCGCGGGCCGAGGTGTGCGTGGAGGCGGTGAACAGGGCGGGGCACAGCGTAGCGTCAGAGTTTTCCTGCCGGCagtaccagcccccccccaggctcAGCGGCTCTGGGATGGTCGGGCTCATAGGGGGCGGGGTTGCTGTCCTCCTACTGCTGGTCGTCACGGCGATCGCCCTCCACCGGAGACGCAGAGCCCGACGGAATACAACCGAGGCCAGAGCCGAGGGACTGGGGAACCCCTCCTACAGCGCAGAGGGAGGGCTCTGTGAAACATAG
- the top6bl gene encoding type 2 DNA topoisomerase 6 subunit B-like isoform X2, which yields MGWPFGDDRAAMRILNEIQRVMRLIMLLRRQRGCKGLKSGEGGLMVVLWNSKESYRVDHCRPLLDVSGAPMGTDLVFGSIAAAGPWCEGFATGNLKPGFTDLIQKLFPSEDQGPEPDQEELCGFTHMHGPIHLLISFQVKVAKQFDRQEWPFHIEAFLHKLSLTNARVKIHFSCKSYQKRLQRIFSGKIQCKLTLKDQWSTFLDVTSSKPGVSVGERPWCHGGHPVPGERVSLSIPPAAMERGLYGELSLQPVALLAPCVLQYPNLATRLTHIQVEVYGPSNVPVASPTDFLQQLSVHLNCEELGIDGILRWNDPTDLQPRGGATLPVEAETGPEGGRSLASVEQSLTLLLFLHHMDPFTSELYDVIEELLEHHLEAILTNNRQAVTAALQREIKSILNAHRRRSKASERICSAFEVISSSALSIVSSSSNLDFRAACLSNMRVRDTHGLSQALREAQVRVTSWKFVPKARCYPVPQEDTPTRTEM from the exons ATGGGGTGGCCTTTTGGAGACGATAGAGCAGCAATGAGGATACTGAATGAGATTCAACGT GTTATGCGGTTGATTATGCTTTTAAGAAGGCAAAGAGGATGTAAGGGGTTGAAGTCTGGAGAGGGAGGACTGATGGTCGTGCTCTGGAACAGCAAAGAATCGTACAGAGTCGACCATTGCAGGCCTTTGCTTG ATGTTTCTGGTGCTCCGATGGGAACTGATCTGGTGTTCGGGTCCATAGCAGCTGCTGGTCCGTGGTGCGAAGGGTTTGCTACGGGTAATCTCAAACCTG GCTTCACAGATCTCATCCAGAAGCTGTTTCCTTCTGAAGACCAAGGTCCAGAGCCGGACCAAGAAGAGCTCTGTGGCTTCACTCACATGCACGGCCCCATCCATCTCCTTATCTCCTTTCAG GTGAAAGTGGCGAAACAGTTTGATCGGCAGGAGTGGCCTTTTCACATAGAGGCATTCCTACACAAGCTCAGCCTGACCAATGCACGG GTGAAAATACACTTTAGCTGTAAGTCGTATCAAAAGAGGCTCCAGAGAATTTTCAG TGGGAAGATACAGTGCAAATTAACACTGAAAGATCAGTGGTCAACATTCTTGGATGTCACCTCCTCCAA GCCTGGGGTGAGCGTGGGGGAGAGGCCTTGGTGTCACGGAGGACATCCTGTTCCCGGGGAGCGAGTGTCTCTCAGCATCCCGCCTGCAGCCATGGAGAGAGGCCTCTACGGGGAGCTCAGTCTCCAGCCGGTGGCCCTGTTAGCCCCCTGTGTGCTACAATAccccaacctggcaacccgcctcacacacatacaa gtgGAGGTGTACGGTCCCAGTAACGTGCCCGTAGCCAGCCCCACAGACTTCCTCCAGCAGCTGTCGGTGCATCTGAACTGTGAGGAGCTGGGCATCGATGGCATCCTCCGCTGGAATGACCCCACTG ACCTCCAGCCGAGAGGGGGGGCCACCCTGCCAGTGGAGGCTGAGACCGGGCCAGAGGGAGGACGTAGCCTGGCCTCAGTGGAGCAGAGCCTCACACTGCTCCTCTTCCTGCACCACATGGACCCGTTTACCTCCGAGCTCTATGATGTTATAG AAGAGCTGTTGGAGCACCACCTGGAGGCGATACTGACCAACAATAGGCAGGCAGTGACGGCCGCGCTGCAGAGGGAGATCAAGAGCATTCTGAACGCTCACAGACGGAGAAGCaag GCCAGTGAAAGGATCTGCTCAGCCTTTGAGGTGATTTCCAGCTCTGCTCTCAGCATcgtgagcagcagcagtaacCTGGATTTCAGGGCTGCCTGCCTCAGTAACATGAGG GTGCGTGACACCCATGGGCTCTCACAGGCCCTCCGGGAGGCACAGGTGAGGGTGACCTCATGGAAGTTTGTTCCGAAGGCCAGGTGTTACCCGGTACCGCAG GAAGACACGCCGACGAGGACAGAAATGTGA
- the top6bl gene encoding type 2 DNA topoisomerase 6 subunit B-like isoform X1: MGWPFGDDRAAMRILNEIQRVMRLIMLLRRQRGCKGLKSGEGGLMVVLWNSKESYRVDHCRPLLDVSGAPMGTDLVFGSIAAAGPWCEGFATGNLKPGFTDLIQKLFPSEDQGPEPDQEELCGFTHMHGPIHLLISFQVKVAKQFDRQEWPFHIEAFLHKLSLTNARVKIHFSCKSYQKRLQRIFSGKIQCKLTLKDQWSTFLDVTSSKPGVSVGERPWCHGGHPVPGERVSLSIPPAAMERGLYGELSLQPVALLAPCVLQYPNLATRLTHIQVEVYGPSNVPVASPTDFLQQLSVHLNCEELGIDGILRWNDPTDLQPRGGATLPVEAETGPEGGRSLASVEQSLTLLLFLHHMDPFTSELYDVIATEELLEHHLEAILTNNRQAVTAALQREIKSILNAHRRRSKASERICSAFEVISSSALSIVSSSSNLDFRAACLSNMRVRDTHGLSQALREAQVRVTSWKFVPKARCYPVPQEDTPTRTEM, from the exons ATGGGGTGGCCTTTTGGAGACGATAGAGCAGCAATGAGGATACTGAATGAGATTCAACGT GTTATGCGGTTGATTATGCTTTTAAGAAGGCAAAGAGGATGTAAGGGGTTGAAGTCTGGAGAGGGAGGACTGATGGTCGTGCTCTGGAACAGCAAAGAATCGTACAGAGTCGACCATTGCAGGCCTTTGCTTG ATGTTTCTGGTGCTCCGATGGGAACTGATCTGGTGTTCGGGTCCATAGCAGCTGCTGGTCCGTGGTGCGAAGGGTTTGCTACGGGTAATCTCAAACCTG GCTTCACAGATCTCATCCAGAAGCTGTTTCCTTCTGAAGACCAAGGTCCAGAGCCGGACCAAGAAGAGCTCTGTGGCTTCACTCACATGCACGGCCCCATCCATCTCCTTATCTCCTTTCAG GTGAAAGTGGCGAAACAGTTTGATCGGCAGGAGTGGCCTTTTCACATAGAGGCATTCCTACACAAGCTCAGCCTGACCAATGCACGG GTGAAAATACACTTTAGCTGTAAGTCGTATCAAAAGAGGCTCCAGAGAATTTTCAG TGGGAAGATACAGTGCAAATTAACACTGAAAGATCAGTGGTCAACATTCTTGGATGTCACCTCCTCCAA GCCTGGGGTGAGCGTGGGGGAGAGGCCTTGGTGTCACGGAGGACATCCTGTTCCCGGGGAGCGAGTGTCTCTCAGCATCCCGCCTGCAGCCATGGAGAGAGGCCTCTACGGGGAGCTCAGTCTCCAGCCGGTGGCCCTGTTAGCCCCCTGTGTGCTACAATAccccaacctggcaacccgcctcacacacatacaa gtgGAGGTGTACGGTCCCAGTAACGTGCCCGTAGCCAGCCCCACAGACTTCCTCCAGCAGCTGTCGGTGCATCTGAACTGTGAGGAGCTGGGCATCGATGGCATCCTCCGCTGGAATGACCCCACTG ACCTCCAGCCGAGAGGGGGGGCCACCCTGCCAGTGGAGGCTGAGACCGGGCCAGAGGGAGGACGTAGCCTGGCCTCAGTGGAGCAGAGCCTCACACTGCTCCTCTTCCTGCACCACATGGACCCGTTTACCTCCGAGCTCTATGATGTTATAG CTACAGAAGAGCTGTTGGAGCACCACCTGGAGGCGATACTGACCAACAATAGGCAGGCAGTGACGGCCGCGCTGCAGAGGGAGATCAAGAGCATTCTGAACGCTCACAGACGGAGAAGCaag GCCAGTGAAAGGATCTGCTCAGCCTTTGAGGTGATTTCCAGCTCTGCTCTCAGCATcgtgagcagcagcagtaacCTGGATTTCAGGGCTGCCTGCCTCAGTAACATGAGG GTGCGTGACACCCATGGGCTCTCACAGGCCCTCCGGGAGGCACAGGTGAGGGTGACCTCATGGAAGTTTGTTCCGAAGGCCAGGTGTTACCCGGTACCGCAG GAAGACACGCCGACGAGGACAGAAATGTGA